One window of Sulfurospirillum sp. 1612 genomic DNA carries:
- a CDS encoding TRAP transporter permease, with translation MKRESLNKFIFVYAIFISLFHFYQNIWGGMSNLWFNAAHFSLLASLGFLTFRASKHSDQSRVPIYDIILAILTSSVVVYMMFFEQSLYTVAHSNMRPFDLIYATLAILLSLEILRRTTGYIIPTMIIIAIGYLLYFGTLLDGVFAFRGMSVERFLYRMYYTGEGLFGSIATISATYVFMFILFSAFLMKSGAGDFIVDLASVATSKFKGGSGHVALFSSALMGTISGSAVANVVSTGSITIPMMKKSGFRPMFAASVETSASTGGQIMPPIMGAGAFIMAQMTQIAFSTIIVLSILPAMLYFISISFYIHIHAKKHNIVSEDVNKRAWPIVREGFHFLIPIGTLVVLLIYGFTPTYAAGISMVAIVFSSYLTKNKRMSFRLILEALADGSKNMVVTGTLLVSIGVIVGVVNISGIGVTFSQLIMEWSHNSLLIALLLVSIAAIVLGMGLPTTASYVVLVVLSAPALVGLMLDPATAALLSAGVNVPQATMYLLAAHLMIFWLAQVSNLTPPVCLAAFAGAAIAETPPMQTGFKALSTAKAFYIMPLLFAFSPLITGTWPERFEVFAFAIPGFLGVAATTEGYWDMKMTILERGLFAVATFFLLFQDQVFNWTSYFDLVQDTNILGVIIMIVAFILHKRRYKKSLKTATITNE, from the coding sequence ATGAAAAGAGAGTCTCTTAACAAGTTTATATTTGTCTATGCAATTTTTATATCGCTGTTCCACTTTTATCAAAATATTTGGGGAGGGATGAGTAATCTCTGGTTCAATGCCGCACATTTCTCACTTCTAGCCTCACTTGGCTTTTTGACCTTCCGTGCCTCCAAACATTCCGATCAAAGTAGGGTACCGATTTATGATATTATTCTTGCTATTTTGACATCAAGTGTTGTTGTATACATGATGTTTTTTGAGCAAAGCCTCTATACTGTCGCACACAGTAATATGCGGCCATTTGACTTGATTTATGCAACACTTGCGATTTTGTTGTCTTTAGAAATTTTAAGAAGAACCACGGGGTATATTATTCCGACTATGATTATCATTGCCATTGGTTACCTCCTCTATTTTGGGACTCTGCTAGATGGTGTCTTTGCATTTAGAGGGATGAGTGTCGAGCGATTTTTATATCGTATGTATTATACTGGCGAGGGACTTTTTGGTTCTATTGCAACTATATCAGCGACTTATGTCTTTATGTTTATACTCTTTTCTGCCTTTTTGATGAAAAGTGGTGCGGGAGATTTCATCGTCGATCTCGCTTCTGTGGCCACTTCAAAATTCAAAGGGGGCTCCGGACACGTTGCTCTTTTTAGTTCCGCTCTTATGGGAACGATTTCAGGAAGTGCTGTGGCCAATGTCGTCTCAACGGGCTCCATTACTATTCCGATGATGAAAAAATCAGGATTCAGACCGATGTTCGCGGCTTCAGTGGAGACGAGTGCGAGTACGGGTGGTCAGATTATGCCACCGATTATGGGGGCGGGGGCTTTTATCATGGCACAGATGACACAGATTGCCTTTTCTACGATTATCGTGCTTTCAATTTTGCCTGCGATGTTGTACTTCATCTCAATCTCTTTTTATATTCATATTCATGCTAAAAAACACAATATTGTTTCAGAAGATGTTAATAAAAGAGCATGGCCGATTGTTCGTGAGGGATTTCACTTTTTGATTCCTATTGGTACTTTAGTTGTCTTGTTGATTTATGGTTTTACCCCAACGTATGCGGCGGGAATCTCTATGGTTGCGATTGTTTTTTCATCGTATTTGACTAAAAATAAAAGAATGAGTTTTCGATTGATTTTAGAAGCATTAGCCGATGGTTCCAAAAATATGGTGGTGACAGGGACCTTATTGGTGAGTATTGGAGTGATTGTTGGTGTGGTAAATATCTCAGGTATTGGCGTTACTTTTTCACAGTTGATTATGGAATGGTCTCACAATAGTCTCTTAATCGCACTTTTATTGGTCTCTATTGCGGCGATAGTCTTGGGTATGGGCTTGCCAACGACGGCTTCTTATGTGGTTTTGGTTGTCCTCTCCGCTCCGGCTTTAGTAGGCTTGATGTTAGACCCTGCGACGGCTGCACTTTTGAGTGCGGGTGTGAATGTCCCTCAAGCGACGATGTATCTTTTGGCGGCACATTTGATGATTTTTTGGTTGGCGCAAGTCTCTAATTTGACGCCACCGGTTTGTTTGGCTGCGTTTGCGGGTGCTGCGATTGCTGAAACACCACCGATGCAAACAGGCTTCAAAGCACTCTCAACGGCCAAAGCCTTTTATATTATGCCCTTGTTGTTTGCTTTTAGTCCTCTAATCACAGGAACATGGCCAGAACGATTTGAAGTATTTGCCTTTGCCATACCGGGATTTTTAGGAGTAGCCGCCACGACAGAGGGATATTGGGATATGAAGATGACGATTTTAGAGCGAGGATTATTTGCGGTCGCAACGTTTTTCTTACTCTTCCAAGATCAAGTTTTTAATTGGACCAGTTATTTTGATTTGGTACAAGATACCAATATACTGGGAGTGATTATCATGATAGTAGCATTTATTTTACACAAAAGACGATATAAAAAGAGTCTAAAAACTGCTACAATTACGAATGAGTAA
- a CDS encoding TAXI family TRAP transporter solute-binding subunit yields the protein MIKSKILKRVLVTTAVIASMAGSLNAAQKEHRYIIATASTGGTYYPVGVGIATIASIKLAKKYGITFSAITSAGSNENIDMMDKGEAKFAILQGLFGSMAWQGKGLYKGKAKKNLRSITMLWQNVEQFTVYKKYAKTGNIMDLKNLYGEGFSSGGRNSGSRTSSETIMSSLGIDYNKMDVQYLGYTPSSNALQDGKIQGMNTPAGTPTSSVTNAYATIGAKNLAILNFTADDLKKIDDNYPVWTPFTIKAGTYPGQTKDVHTIAQPNLLVVTADTPEQTVYLLTKTIYENLPFLHSVHKATLVMSLQKAIDGLPMPLHPGAAKYYKEMGLKIPARLIAK from the coding sequence ATGATTAAGAGCAAAATTCTCAAAAGAGTTTTAGTGACAACTGCAGTGATTGCGTCTATGGCAGGTAGCCTAAATGCAGCCCAAAAAGAGCATCGATATATCATCGCTACGGCAAGTACTGGGGGAACGTATTATCCTGTTGGTGTCGGTATTGCAACTATTGCAAGTATTAAACTGGCAAAAAAATATGGCATCACTTTTTCGGCAATCACGAGTGCGGGAAGTAATGAAAATATTGATATGATGGATAAAGGTGAAGCAAAATTTGCAATTTTGCAAGGTTTGTTTGGTTCTATGGCATGGCAAGGAAAAGGTCTCTATAAAGGAAAAGCGAAAAAAAATCTAAGATCAATCACGATGTTATGGCAAAATGTCGAGCAATTTACCGTCTATAAAAAATATGCCAAAACGGGCAATATTATGGATTTAAAAAATCTCTACGGTGAAGGTTTCTCATCCGGTGGTAGAAACTCAGGAAGTAGAACTTCTTCTGAAACTATCATGAGCTCTTTGGGTATTGATTATAACAAGATGGATGTACAATATCTCGGGTACACTCCAAGTTCTAATGCCCTTCAAGATGGAAAAATCCAAGGGATGAATACACCAGCGGGTACACCAACGAGTTCTGTTACCAATGCCTATGCTACTATTGGTGCAAAAAATTTAGCTATCTTAAACTTTACAGCAGACGATCTTAAAAAGATTGATGATAACTATCCGGTATGGACTCCATTTACTATCAAAGCCGGAACATATCCCGGACAAACCAAAGATGTACATACTATCGCACAACCAAATCTTTTGGTCGTGACCGCAGATACTCCAGAGCAAACAGTGTATCTTTTGACAAAAACGATTTATGAAAACCTTCCATTTTTACATTCCGTTCATAAAGCAACTTTAGTCATGAGTTTGCAAAAAGCAATCGACGGTCTCCCAATGCCACTTCACCCAGGTGCTGCAAAATACTACAAAGAGATGGGGCTTAAAATCCCAGCAAGACTAATAGCAAAATAG
- a CDS encoding response regulator transcription factor: protein MKKNVTRVLLVEDEADAREILSFYLNTIFEDVVTAVDGAIGYETFQKELEAGKTFDLVLTDIKMPNLNGMDMIEQMLALRKEQKFIIVSAYKDEEKLLKSINFRVLGYFLKPINVDNMMKILSKAKEQVLKEKEQSLISDAIVINTHYTYYPKRKLLYCDDEWVKLSKQETQLLDILANNIGNITTIETFKLALWNDINKSDVTFRTVMKRLKDKIGKEDFILSLKGQGYMIEKK, encoded by the coding sequence GTGAAAAAAAATGTCACAAGAGTTTTATTGGTGGAAGATGAAGCAGATGCCAGAGAGATTTTGAGCTTTTATCTCAATACAATCTTTGAAGATGTGGTGACTGCGGTCGATGGTGCGATTGGTTATGAAACGTTTCAAAAAGAGTTAGAAGCTGGGAAAACATTTGATTTGGTGCTCACTGACATCAAAATGCCCAACCTAAATGGTATGGATATGATTGAACAAATGTTGGCATTACGAAAAGAGCAAAAATTCATCATCGTATCGGCGTATAAAGATGAAGAAAAGCTATTGAAGTCCATCAACTTTAGAGTATTGGGCTATTTTTTAAAACCCATCAATGTTGATAATATGATGAAAATCCTGAGCAAAGCGAAAGAACAAGTGCTCAAAGAAAAAGAGCAATCTTTGATCTCCGATGCCATTGTTATCAATACGCATTACACCTATTATCCAAAGCGCAAACTCCTGTATTGCGATGATGAATGGGTGAAATTATCCAAACAAGAGACGCAACTTTTAGATATTTTAGCCAACAATATAGGAAATATCACAACCATTGAGACATTTAAACTCGCGTTATGGAATGATATCAATAAATCAGATGTGACGTTTCGGACGGTCATGAAGCGTTTAAAAGACAAAATTGGCAAAGAAGATTTTATACTCTCACTCAAAGGTCAAGGTTACATGATTGAAAAAAAGTAG
- a CDS encoding PAS domain-containing sensor histidine kinase, protein MSNKSRRLYRLHDIEKMLVFFPIFFILLLSIISFLVASFILDFNKNSQLDLISQRAKLQSSYENNKKLLDYVDNNLNKVHTYFKNIEKKLMFNVAQIRGTINGLSAQNNHPTVAQLTPYLESVERQEHIHFVIFEKNTYNVIYGLNTLKNIQKLIFNNYNNPRSLQLTILYISSQGDKSSFYWKNDDTKSIQVNYFELDKKTDWFIGAFSITDNLKKFTAKTLFHAIGKETSTQAHQYFYFYDYNERYFFNIFNQKKWHSIKDVLPKLSPKEAHMIQRINQKQSRENTLFKNFYDFYQYSFGVGIKTKHHQIVDRYLAEKKKIQQVFQHRKTLVGVIILIFTVIFLIASVSFSNFIKKVFSSYNKRFENKNRLLQIWKERYELAIIASNDGLWDINFKTGKIFFSNTWLEMFGYKRGDIDSYDAWLELIHKDDRDNVEKIMSEHKRGLRDHFIAEYRIKTKLNRYRWVLSRGKIFYDEKHQQERLVMMAMNIVDRKRIEKTLDDTWLLMREGDIVLFRWNNDAYLTVTFASESIAKFGYVPDDLLQQSMMYTDIIYKDDLPIVMQSLQEHIANHQEGFSCIYRILKKGTQELRWVFSHAIFIKDDFGNVTALYGYIYDITAIKQSEQELELKVKDEVAKNIAKDKLLVQQNKLAAMGEMIGAIAHQWRQPLNNISLILHFIRDNYDNQKLSHDMISNYIDKGKKQIDYMSHTIDDFRNFYKPSKERATFDLKKTLLAIKEIASSDLDTKAFNIQIDIEEATLCSFENEFKQAILNIISNAKDAISQKLEKDKTFQGIIDIFGRQHHDSYEIIIANNAGAIKEDIMDRMFEPYFTTKFEKQGTGIGLYMTKMIIENSMLGTIEVHNIEEGVEFKVILPTQEES, encoded by the coding sequence ATGTCTAACAAATCAAGACGTCTTTATAGATTACATGATATTGAGAAAATGTTAGTATTTTTCCCTATATTTTTTATCCTCTTATTGTCTATTATCTCTTTTTTAGTGGCTTCTTTTATTTTAGATTTCAATAAAAATTCACAACTTGATTTGATTTCACAAAGAGCAAAACTCCAAAGCAGTTATGAAAATAACAAAAAATTACTCGATTATGTTGATAACAATCTCAATAAAGTGCATACCTATTTTAAAAATATTGAAAAAAAACTAATGTTCAACGTCGCTCAAATCCGAGGTACTATCAATGGTCTTTCTGCTCAGAACAATCATCCAACCGTGGCACAGCTAACACCATATTTAGAGTCAGTTGAACGACAAGAGCACATCCATTTTGTTATTTTTGAAAAAAATACTTATAATGTCATTTATGGGTTGAATACATTAAAAAATATACAAAAATTAATTTTTAACAATTATAATAATCCAAGATCCCTTCAATTGACGATTTTATACATCTCTTCACAGGGTGATAAAAGTAGTTTTTATTGGAAAAATGACGATACCAAAAGTATTCAAGTGAATTATTTCGAACTGGATAAAAAAACAGATTGGTTTATTGGAGCGTTTTCGATTACAGATAATCTCAAAAAATTTACGGCCAAAACACTGTTTCACGCCATAGGAAAAGAGACCTCTACACAAGCCCACCAATATTTTTATTTTTATGATTATAATGAACGATATTTTTTCAATATCTTTAATCAAAAAAAATGGCACAGCATCAAAGATGTCTTACCAAAGTTGAGCCCAAAAGAGGCGCATATGATTCAAAGAATCAATCAAAAACAGAGTCGGGAAAATACTCTTTTTAAAAATTTTTATGATTTTTACCAATACAGTTTTGGTGTGGGAATCAAAACAAAACATCATCAAATAGTCGATCGGTATCTTGCAGAGAAAAAGAAAATCCAACAAGTCTTCCAACATCGCAAAACACTGGTGGGTGTCATCATTTTAATTTTTACCGTTATCTTTTTGATTGCATCGGTGAGTTTTAGTAATTTTATCAAAAAAGTTTTCTCTTCATATAATAAAAGATTTGAAAACAAAAATAGATTATTGCAGATTTGGAAGGAGCGCTATGAGCTCGCAATCATCGCCTCAAACGATGGATTGTGGGATATTAACTTTAAAACGGGAAAAATCTTCTTTTCCAATACGTGGCTTGAGATGTTTGGATACAAGCGGGGTGATATTGACTCCTATGATGCTTGGCTAGAATTAATTCACAAGGATGATCGCGATAATGTCGAAAAGATCATGAGCGAACATAAACGGGGTCTTCGTGATCATTTTATCGCAGAATATCGTATCAAGACAAAACTCAATCGTTACCGATGGGTATTATCTCGAGGCAAGATTTTTTATGACGAAAAACACCAACAAGAACGCTTGGTCATGATGGCGATGAATATAGTCGATCGTAAAAGAATCGAAAAAACACTTGATGATACGTGGCTTTTGATGCGTGAGGGGGATATTGTCCTATTTCGCTGGAATAATGATGCGTATCTGACTGTGACTTTTGCGTCTGAGAGCATTGCCAAATTTGGATATGTTCCAGATGATTTATTGCAACAGAGCATGATGTACACTGATATTATCTATAAAGATGATTTGCCAATAGTCATGCAATCTTTGCAAGAGCATATTGCTAACCATCAAGAGGGATTTTCTTGTATTTATAGGATTTTGAAAAAGGGAACACAAGAGTTGCGCTGGGTCTTTTCTCATGCGATTTTCATCAAAGATGATTTTGGAAATGTCACGGCACTGTATGGATATATTTATGATATTACGGCGATTAAACAAAGCGAACAAGAGCTGGAACTCAAAGTCAAAGATGAGGTTGCTAAAAATATCGCAAAAGACAAATTATTGGTGCAACAAAACAAACTAGCCGCCATGGGTGAGATGATTGGTGCTATAGCCCATCAATGGCGTCAACCGCTCAATAATATCTCCCTGATTTTGCATTTTATTCGGGATAATTATGATAATCAAAAACTCAGTCATGATATGATTAGTAATTATATCGATAAAGGTAAAAAACAGATTGATTATATGTCTCATACGATTGATGACTTTAGAAATTTTTATAAACCTTCAAAAGAGCGTGCTACGTTTGATCTCAAAAAGACCTTGCTCGCCATCAAAGAGATTGCCAGTTCGGATTTAGACACAAAGGCCTTTAACATTCAGATAGATATCGAGGAGGCGACACTGTGCAGTTTTGAAAATGAGTTTAAACAAGCGATCTTGAATATTATCTCCAATGCCAAAGATGCGATTTCACAGAAATTAGAAAAAGACAAGACTTTTCAAGGTATCATCGATATCTTTGGAAGACAGCATCATGATAGTTATGAAATCATTATCGCCAATAATGCCGGAGCCATAAAAGAAGATATAATGGACCGAATGTTTGAACCTTATTTTACGACAAAGTTTGAAAAACAAGGCACGGGTATTGGGTTGTACATGACGAAGATGATTATCGAAAATAGTATGCTAGGGACAATTGAGGTGCATAATATCGAAGAGGGTGTCGAATTTAAGGTTATATTGCCCACACAGGAGGAATCGTGA
- a CDS encoding YebC/PmpR family DNA-binding transcriptional regulator, giving the protein MGRAFEYRKAAKLKRWGNMSRVFPRLGRSITMAAKEGGTDPESNAKLRTAILNAKAENMPKDNIEAAIKRADSKDLANMSEVTYEGKGPHGSLFFVECATDNPTRTVAKVKNNFKKAGGEMLNNGSLDFMFSRKSVFEFKKTEDMDLEELELELIDAGLEEIEEEDGIVLVHGDYKDFGNLSHAFEALHIELSKATLERIANNPVKFTPEQLEEIEKIVERVEDDDDVQAVYTNIG; this is encoded by the coding sequence ATGGGAAGAGCTTTTGAGTATAGAAAAGCAGCAAAACTGAAAAGATGGGGAAATATGTCCAGAGTATTTCCACGATTAGGCAGATCCATCACAATGGCAGCCAAAGAAGGCGGAACTGATCCTGAGAGTAATGCCAAGCTAAGGACGGCCATACTCAATGCCAAGGCAGAAAATATGCCAAAAGACAACATCGAAGCAGCCATAAAACGTGCGGACAGCAAAGACCTCGCTAACATGAGCGAAGTGACGTATGAGGGCAAAGGACCACACGGCTCACTCTTTTTTGTTGAATGCGCTACCGATAATCCAACACGAACCGTGGCGAAAGTCAAAAATAATTTCAAAAAAGCCGGTGGCGAAATGCTCAACAATGGGTCACTCGACTTTATGTTTTCAAGAAAATCGGTATTTGAATTTAAAAAAACTGAGGATATGGACTTAGAAGAGCTAGAATTAGAACTGATTGATGCCGGACTTGAAGAAATCGAAGAGGAAGATGGCATTGTCTTGGTGCATGGAGATTATAAAGATTTTGGAAACTTATCTCATGCATTTGAAGCGCTACATATTGAACTCTCAAAAGCAACACTAGAGCGTATTGCCAACAATCCTGTTAAATTTACGCCAGAACAACTTGAAGAGATAGAAAAAATCGTCGAAAGAGTAGAAGATGACGATGATGTCCAAGCTGTTTATACCAATATCGGATAA
- a CDS encoding asparaginase domain-containing protein: MEKILIINTGGTFNKRYNPLNGALEVPHDNIALEGILQYFPNLQYELKGLIYKDSLEMLDTDREILAQYILASSFTHIMIVHGTDTMDQTAQFLEKVVADKCIVLSGAMVPVSIDKTEATSNFATSIGYLLNAPKYGVYIGMHGLVEPHQHVFKNRKIGVFQRT, translated from the coding sequence ATGGAAAAAATACTCATCATTAATACCGGTGGCACTTTCAATAAACGATACAACCCTCTTAATGGAGCATTAGAAGTGCCTCATGATAACATTGCGTTGGAAGGTATCTTGCAATACTTTCCCAATCTACAGTATGAATTAAAAGGCTTGATTTATAAAGATAGTCTTGAAATGCTAGATACCGATCGTGAAATTTTAGCCCAATATATCTTGGCTTCTTCTTTTACCCATATCATGATAGTCCATGGCACGGATACGATGGACCAAACCGCTCAATTTTTAGAAAAGGTTGTTGCGGATAAATGTATTGTTCTAAGCGGAGCGATGGTACCTGTGAGTATTGACAAAACTGAAGCAACTTCAAATTTCGCTACGTCGATTGGATATTTGCTCAACGCTCCAAAATATGGAGTTTATATCGGGATGCACGGTCTGGTGGAACCCCATCAGCATGTTTTTAAAAATAGAAAAATCGGTGTGTTTCAAAGAACGTAA
- a CDS encoding CBU_0592 family membrane protein, whose product MDIYQWIGFIGMIFIVYAYFLLQTNQVTNSSTRFQLLNLSGATLLIISLIVHFNLGSFLIEVFWIMITLYGIMKNYKKSKGSTK is encoded by the coding sequence TTGGATATTTATCAATGGATTGGTTTTATCGGTATGATTTTTATCGTTTATGCCTATTTTTTATTGCAAACGAATCAAGTCACCAACAGCTCAACAAGATTTCAATTGTTAAATTTATCAGGGGCCACGCTCTTGATTATTTCACTCATCGTACATTTTAATCTGGGGTCATTTCTAATAGAGGTCTTTTGGATCATGATTACGCTTTATGGCATCATGAAAAATTACAAAAAGAGTAAGGGCAGCACAAAATAG
- the acs gene encoding acetate--CoA ligase — protein sequence MSEIFEPNREFSRKARIKNMCEYKELCYQVDDDYEGYWDKLAKEKIDWFEPYDKVLDESEAPFYKWFVGGKLNVTHQCIGRHLKERKNKAAIIWEGEDGTRRIITYLLLYYRVNRMANLLKNQFGIKKGDRVVLYMPMIPEAAFAMLACAKIGAIHSVVFGGFSAEALRDRIIDAEAKLVITADGAYRRGTPYLLKPTVDTALEEGCDCCSKVLVVKRNFEDIDMVAGRDFVYNDLIKNESQHCDPEPMDSEDPLFLLYTSGSTGKPKGVQHSSAGYILWAQYTMEHVFDVKENDTFWCTADVGWITGHTYIVYGPLAMGATTIMYEGVPLYPNAGRWWDMIEQLRVNQFYTAPTAIRLLHKVGADEPGKYDLNSLKVLGTVGEPINPDAWMWYYNEIGGGRCPIVDTWWQTETGGHMISPLPGATPIKPGSATFPLPGIKAEIIDEDGNPTPVGEKGLLCITKPWPSMIRTIWGDPDRFVKSYFGDCKKDGKPVYFSGDGAMYDEQGYITITGRTDDVVNVSGHRMGTAEVEAVIAHVEGVAEVAIVGKPDDIKGESLFAYIVLKDEMEADVLQKAINTEIVKEIGPIAKVDSILLVPGLPKTRSGKIMRRLLRTIAKGEAITQDISTLEDPSIITKIEQLYKGN from the coding sequence ATGTCAGAAATTTTTGAGCCAAATCGAGAGTTTAGCCGAAAAGCACGCATCAAAAATATGTGTGAGTATAAAGAATTGTGTTATCAGGTTGATGATGACTATGAGGGATATTGGGATAAACTTGCCAAAGAAAAGATCGACTGGTTTGAGCCTTATGACAAAGTGTTGGACGAGAGTGAAGCACCTTTTTATAAATGGTTCGTCGGCGGTAAACTGAATGTGACGCATCAGTGCATCGGAAGACACCTGAAAGAGCGAAAAAACAAAGCTGCAATCATCTGGGAAGGTGAAGATGGCACGCGACGAATTATCACTTATTTACTTTTATATTATCGCGTCAACCGTATGGCAAACCTTTTGAAAAACCAGTTTGGCATCAAAAAGGGCGATCGCGTCGTTTTATATATGCCTATGATTCCTGAAGCGGCCTTTGCAATGTTGGCATGTGCTAAAATTGGAGCGATTCATTCGGTTGTTTTTGGTGGATTTTCAGCAGAAGCGCTAAGAGATCGTATTATCGATGCAGAGGCGAAGTTAGTCATCACTGCCGATGGTGCTTATCGACGTGGGACTCCATATTTATTAAAACCAACAGTTGATACTGCACTAGAAGAGGGTTGTGACTGTTGTAGTAAAGTTTTGGTTGTAAAACGAAACTTTGAAGATATTGATATGGTCGCAGGTCGTGATTTTGTTTACAATGATCTAATCAAAAATGAATCCCAACATTGTGATCCTGAACCGATGGATAGTGAAGACCCACTCTTCTTGCTTTATACTTCAGGAAGTACCGGAAAACCAAAAGGGGTACAACACTCAAGTGCCGGATATATTCTATGGGCGCAATATACGATGGAGCATGTCTTTGATGTCAAAGAGAATGATACCTTCTGGTGTACTGCCGATGTGGGTTGGATTACAGGGCATACGTATATTGTTTATGGTCCACTTGCGATGGGTGCGACGACGATTATGTATGAGGGCGTACCACTGTATCCAAATGCCGGTCGCTGGTGGGATATGATAGAACAACTTCGTGTCAATCAATTTTATACCGCACCTACTGCCATTCGTCTTCTTCATAAAGTGGGAGCCGATGAGCCAGGCAAGTATGATCTCAACTCCTTGAAGGTCTTAGGCACCGTGGGTGAGCCGATCAATCCTGATGCATGGATGTGGTATTATAATGAAATCGGTGGCGGACGATGTCCGATTGTGGATACGTGGTGGCAAACAGAGACCGGTGGTCATATGATTTCACCACTGCCAGGAGCGACTCCGATTAAACCAGGAAGCGCAACGTTCCCATTGCCAGGAATCAAAGCAGAAATCATTGATGAAGACGGGAATCCGACACCTGTAGGTGAAAAAGGTTTACTTTGTATCACAAAACCTTGGCCTTCAATGATTCGTACCATTTGGGGTGATCCCGATCGCTTTGTCAAATCCTATTTTGGAGATTGTAAAAAAGATGGCAAACCTGTTTACTTCTCAGGAGATGGTGCGATGTATGATGAGCAAGGCTACATCACTATCACAGGACGAACCGATGATGTGGTCAATGTCTCAGGACACCGTATGGGAACAGCAGAAGTTGAAGCGGTCATCGCTCATGTTGAAGGCGTTGCTGAAGTTGCAATCGTGGGTAAACCTGATGATATCAAAGGGGAGAGCCTGTTTGCTTATATCGTCTTAAAAGATGAGATGGAAGCCGATGTCTTGCAAAAAGCAATCAATACTGAAATCGTTAAAGAAATCGGACCGATTGCAAAAGTCGATTCTATCCTCTTAGTTCCGGGACTTCCGAAAACAAGAAGTGGTAAGATCATGAGACGATTATTGCGCACCATTGCTAAAGGAGAAGCGATAACACAAGATATCTCTACTCTTGAAGACCCAAGCATCATCACCAAAATAGAACAGCTATATAAAGGAAATTAA
- a CDS encoding response regulator transcription factor, producing MKILLLEDETMLRNSIREYLESLGHEIACFSNGTEAYEVLKKERYDLLLLDINVPKLNGLELLEALNKTKHATTTIFISAMIDIEDISHAYELGAADYLKKPFHLKELAFKINQIKKEQNARELQQVVLSKRYSFSKEKQLLFYNNSAQTLTKKQLQILTLLSQNLGIVVDFEKFRSFVWKDEPVDNATIRAEISRLRKSLKEDFIVNMKGVGYKIEKYFV from the coding sequence TTGAAAATTTTACTTTTAGAAGATGAGACAATGCTACGCAATTCGATTCGTGAGTATCTTGAATCATTAGGTCATGAGATTGCGTGTTTCTCTAATGGTACCGAGGCGTATGAGGTGCTCAAAAAAGAGCGGTATGATCTTTTGCTTTTGGATATCAATGTGCCAAAACTCAATGGTTTAGAGCTTTTAGAGGCATTAAATAAAACCAAACATGCGACGACGACGATCTTCATCAGTGCGATGATTGACATCGAAGATATCAGTCATGCGTATGAGTTGGGAGCTGCTGATTATCTCAAAAAACCCTTTCACCTCAAAGAGTTAGCGTTCAAAATCAATCAGATTAAAAAAGAGCAAAATGCGAGGGAATTGCAACAAGTTGTTTTGAGTAAACGTTACAGTTTCTCAAAAGAAAAACAATTGTTGTTTTACAATAACAGCGCGCAAACCTTGACAAAAAAACAGTTGCAAATTTTGACACTTTTGTCGCAAAACCTTGGTATTGTCGTGGATTTTGAGAAATTTAGAAGTTTTGTCTGGAAGGATGAGCCGGTTGATAATGCCACAATACGTGCAGAGATTAGCCGCCTTAGAAAATCTTTAAAAGAAGATTTTATTGTCAACATGAAAGGAGTGGGGTATAAGATAGAGAAATATTTTGTATGA